The genomic region GCAACGGCGACAAGAAGGCCATGCAGCCCTTCGATGATTCGTTCGACTTCGGAAGCCGCCAGGCGTGCGGCCTGCGCAGCATTGCCCCTGATTTCCTCGTTGCGCTGAAGGCGTGTCTCTACTTCGTTATAAACGAGCATCGCGACAACTGGCGCTAGCGCCGCAACCGCGACTGCAACGAGCTTCAGTCTCATTCTTCCGCCCTTTGGATCGCAAGGATCCGTTCCCCAACCAGGTTTCGATAGCATGACTATTCAGCCCTGACTATCCATGTGTGTCATTCCTACACTGGATCGCCCTTCATGCCAGAACGGAGCCAAAGGACCATGAATGAGACACCTTAGTTTAGGAAACACCGCTCATGAAAAAATCGTTCATCAGCGTTGCGAATGACCTATGCGAACCGGCTGCTGGGAGAAAGAGGGCTGAGGACGGCACTCGAAAGCTTGAGTGCATTCGAGCCACACCTTCTCGCACCGCATGCTGCAAAACTCATTTCTTATGCCGGCAGCCGGTGCGCCTAAGGCGCGACCACGTAAATGAAGGCCTCTAGTTGCCCATCAGGCGTACTGATCTTCGCCCGTATACGGCGATACCCCCGCCCCTTCGAATGCGTCGAGCCGTTCCAAGTGGTCGATCCGGCGACTCGAACAAAAGCACGTTCACTGCCGCGACGCCGCTTTCATCGAGCAGCAAGCCTGGAAAACCAAGGGCAGCTTCCCATCCGGATTCCACGAGAGTCCCTCGGACCGTCCCCTTCCGCCAGGTTCCTTCCAGGCCGGCAAGCTGGTAATGGTTCACCCGGCCGGGGGCCAGCGATCCGTAAGTTGCAAGCCGGTGTTCGGCAGCGATCGTGGAATCCTGTCCAATAGGTCTGTAAGCACACACCTGGTTCTCTCGCGATGCGTGACGCAGGGCAGCTTCGCAGTCGCGCATTCAAACGCGAATTTAGCCGGCCCTTATGCCGATGTATATGAATGCACTCAATTACTTTCGTCTGCGTCGTTCCCGGGATCGCGCCAGCCGGCGGACGGGCCTCAGCTCAACGATACTCGGAAGCCACCATTCTCGCCTCCGGTTTTCTGGAACCGGCTTCGCGGGCCATGTGGAGATCAGTTCGTCCAGCGTCGGCGTCCGCCACAGTCCCCATACGTGGTCTTCCGTCGCACCCGGATAGAAATCCGCAACGGTATCTGGCTCGACGAGTTCGCCGGTGATCTCCGTAAAGACGATGACACCGTACTGTTCGGTCGCCACTGGCCGGTGCAACGGCGGCAGGTCGTTGCACGCCAGCGGATAGCGACGACGCTTCCTCTCGACCGAGCGAAGTCGGGCGCGCCTGTCGTCCTCGGTTCCCTTTCGCTCTTCAGCCCTGCGCTTTCGTTCTTCGGGCTCGTTCCGCCGGGCCGCGGCCTCGATCGTCGCCCATCGCCGCCTTAGATCGTCGAACGACCGGAAGGGCACATGCCAGACCCTGAGATCGCTGTCCCATTGGGCCCAGGGAACTTCGCGCAGCTCATCAACGACAGTCCGGGAAAACGGCGTCCGGACCCGTAAGCCCGCCTCCCCGACCTCCAGATAGGGACTTTCGATCGGATCGAACTGGAAGGCGTCGCGTCCCTTCTCGTCCGCATAGGCTTCGACCTGCGTTGCCTCATGCGCCTGCCAGCGGGCGATCCGGCGACCGGCAGTCTTCCCGGGGACGAACCATGCCTTGAGGTCCTCGCTCCACCGCGCTTGGGGAAAAGCCGCGCGAAAACGCTCGACCGTCAGTCGGTCGTAGGGAAATGAGGTGATTTGCCCGATCTTCTCTTTGAAGGCGCCTTCGGGCGTCTGCTGTTCTCGGCGGTTCGACATGGTGAGCTCGACTTTCCCTTGAGAAACGCTGTGACGTGCCGCGCGGTTTCCTCCAGCCGCGATCAGATTTACCTCCGACGCTCGACACGCATGCGGTGAAGCGCAGGTCCATTCCATCGGCGCCAGTGGATTTCCTCATGTCAGAAGGAGAGGTTGGGTGCGGGCAGAGTTGCTCCCTGGCATCGAGGCCTTTGGTCCGCTCTTGACGATGACTAGGAGAGGGCCTAGACGGCGGCACCGCGCTGAGATGCAGGCGGACTGGGAGAGACCCGGCTTGACGAGGAGCCGGGTCTTTTGCCGCAGGGCGGAGCAAAAATTTCCTTAGTCTGCTTCTCACCGGATTTGCACGTTGAAGAACTGGAGAGAAGCACTTATGCGCAATATTTTTAAATCGGCTTTGATCGGTCTCGCCGCACTGGGTTGCGTGACGATCAGCCATTCCCTTGCGGGCGCGCAGGAACTGGAACTGCGGGTAGGTCCAGGTGGAGTTGGTATTTACGATCGCGACCGCGATCGGGACCGGTATTTCGATCGCCGCTATAGGCCGGCTCGCCGGGCGTGCGACCCAGACGATGCGCTTGACAGTGCGCGCGACGCAGGTCTCCGTCGCGCTCGTATCGTTCGTGTCTCGCCACGCAGTGTCGTGGTCCAAGGCTTTACGCGCCGTGGTCCCGCACGGATAGTATTTGCCAACGTGCGCGGATGCCCCGAGATCTAAAATCTATTTGCTGGAAGCTCAGCCCGCCACTGTTATGAGTGGCGGGCTATTTGTTTTCCGAACCTCTTCGGGCCGGACCTTGCGATCAAGGACAAAGCTCACAAAGGGCATGGGCAGCGTCTGCCCGCTCCGCACCGCGCAGCTATTGTGACGTCGAAATCACGTCATTGTTAACTCGAACCATCATATTTTATCCTCGTCCGACTTGGCTCTTGAACCGGTTCACGGCAGATGTGTTGCATCGCAATGAAACGGAAAGGTCACCCATGACAGATTTTGCCGATAGCCGACCCCGCCCGATGGTGCCGGCACTTCAGAGAATTTACATGCCATTTAACACCATCGCTGAAACGGCTCTGCGTGTGATCGCCGGCGGACTGCTGGTGACCCATGGCTACGGCAAGATCCTGAATCCCTTCGGAGCTGCCGGCATGGTGGAAGGTCTCGGCTTCTATCCCGGTTTTTTCTGGTCGCCGTTGCTTGCGGCAACCGAATTCTTCGGCGGCATTTTGATCGCAATCGGGCTGTTCACGCGGCCAGCCGCTTTCGCTGCAATGATCGTGCTGTTGGTCACTGTCTATTTCCATGGCGTGGTGCGGGGTGAAGGCCTTGGTGGCGCCGAAAAATCGATCCTCTGGACTGCCATTTTCTTGTTCTTCGCGGTTCGGGGATCGAATTCGCAGTCTGTAGATGCCAAACTTGGCAAGCAGATCTGAATCCGAAGTCTAAGCACCTGGGGAAACGGCACGGCATCGCCGTTACCCTTTGTGACTGCTCCAAACGCAACCCAGAGCGGACGCTGATGAGACGAGGGCCGCGAAAGGACCGGGCTCAGCACCTGCCAGCTTCCAACCGGGGCTCCTCCTTTCCGTCAGCGGCGCGTGTTGCGTGACCAGAGGAGCTGGAGGCCTTCCTGGCCCTGGAGCCCGGTCAGGCTGGCGTAGATCGGAGCTGGGAAGTTCGGATCGTCGAGCTTGACTGAGATGTAGTCGCGTTCGGTTTCGCAGGCCTGTTTCTCGCCGCCGATACCGAACCCGACATTGCCGGCCAGCATCCCGAAGTCGGGAGGAGGTGCATTCGACACGAACAATCTTCGCTTTGACGTTGAGGTTGAGGGTCTTGATGCCGAGGAAGCCGTCGGTCGATGTTGCTCGGGCCGCGCCCATCGCTGCCTCACGATGGCTGTCGATCATGAGGACGATCGGTACGCACCCGCAGGGCTTCGACAGTGGTCCTCAATACCGGTCATAAGATCCCCGTGGATGTCTTCGGACGCAACCAGCAGGCCATGTGCAACGGTGTGGGAAC from Rhizobium gallicum bv. gallicum R602sp harbors:
- a CDS encoding DoxX family protein, with protein sequence MTDFADSRPRPMVPALQRIYMPFNTIAETALRVIAGGLLVTHGYGKILNPFGAAGMVEGLGFYPGFFWSPLLAATEFFGGILIAIGLFTRPAAFAAMIVLLVTVYFHGVVRGEGLGGAEKSILWTAIFLFFAVRGSNSQSVDAKLGKQI